In Mycolicibacterium alvei, a single window of DNA contains:
- a CDS encoding very short patch repair endonuclease, translating to MSKQRRRDTQPELLVRKILHSRGIRYRVDARPEADLRCKADLSWKGIRLAVFIDGCFWHGCPDHKTSPKANEEWWALKLAGNVQRDRRTDGELSERGWTVLRFWEHEDPEAVADAICHQIEALRAGCG from the coding sequence ATGAGCAAGCAGCGACGCCGAGATACGCAACCAGAGCTGCTGGTCCGGAAAATTCTTCACTCACGCGGCATTCGTTATCGCGTGGATGCGCGCCCGGAAGCTGATCTCAGGTGCAAGGCTGACCTCAGCTGGAAGGGCATCCGCCTCGCTGTGTTCATCGATGGTTGCTTCTGGCACGGCTGTCCTGACCACAAGACCAGCCCGAAGGCGAATGAGGAGTGGTGGGCGCTGAAGCTGGCAGGGAACGTTCAGAGGGACCGTCGAACCGACGGCGAACTGTCAGAACGTGGGTGGACAGTGCTCCGTTTCTGGGAGCACGAAGACCCAGAGGCTGTCGCCGACGCCATTTGCCATCAGATCGAGGCGCTCCGGGCCGGGTGTGGCTGA
- a CDS encoding DNA cytosine methyltransferase, whose product MPSEPGETGPKPRIIDLFAGPGGLDVGATWLGIPTTGIELDANACATRTAAELKTVPDDVRAYGPSDFPEANVLTGGPPCQTFTVAGTGSGRHALDDVVRRVTEMAESPKAEHTLGGFADERTGLVLEPMRWALSALRAGAPFQAIVLEQVPAVLPVWAAFRAVLERFGYQVAHGVLRTEEFGVPQTRRRAILIARLGTHGISLPAPTHHGFRKGGPEQTAFDLEPWVSMGEALGHDVDFTVVSNYGSGGDPRNRGVRHSDEPSATVTGKIMRNRLRFPDGDWRRLSHQEAGVLQTFPRDYPWSGKDIGQQIGNAIPPRLAVHVLAQAIGVTFDGAKLDQVVTARWEDSRLGPLAAQPAELRDLASTLD is encoded by the coding sequence ATGCCATCCGAGCCAGGAGAGACAGGTCCCAAGCCCCGGATCATCGACCTGTTTGCGGGCCCGGGAGGGCTCGACGTCGGCGCGACATGGCTAGGCATCCCCACAACCGGGATCGAGCTCGACGCCAACGCCTGTGCGACCCGAACCGCTGCCGAGCTGAAGACAGTGCCTGACGACGTCCGGGCGTACGGGCCATCGGACTTCCCCGAAGCGAACGTCCTCACCGGAGGGCCACCGTGCCAAACATTCACCGTCGCAGGTACAGGTTCCGGAAGGCATGCGTTGGATGACGTCGTTCGACGCGTGACGGAGATGGCAGAAAGCCCGAAGGCTGAACACACGCTCGGCGGGTTCGCCGACGAACGAACAGGACTCGTCCTGGAGCCGATGAGGTGGGCGTTGAGTGCACTTCGCGCAGGTGCCCCATTTCAAGCGATCGTTCTGGAGCAGGTTCCAGCCGTACTACCGGTTTGGGCGGCGTTTCGCGCCGTGCTCGAGCGTTTCGGATACCAGGTCGCTCACGGCGTGCTCCGAACCGAGGAGTTCGGGGTCCCACAGACCCGCCGCCGTGCCATCCTGATCGCGCGATTGGGCACCCACGGCATCAGCCTGCCTGCACCGACCCACCACGGGTTCCGCAAGGGAGGACCTGAGCAGACCGCGTTCGATCTCGAGCCCTGGGTCTCGATGGGCGAGGCACTCGGTCACGACGTCGACTTCACCGTGGTCTCGAACTACGGCAGCGGTGGCGACCCACGTAACCGGGGCGTCCGTCATTCTGACGAGCCGTCAGCCACGGTGACGGGGAAGATCATGAGGAATCGGCTCCGCTTTCCTGACGGCGATTGGCGCCGCCTGTCACACCAAGAGGCCGGCGTTCTGCAGACCTTCCCCCGCGACTACCCGTGGTCGGGAAAGGACATCGGCCAACAGATCGGCAATGCCATTCCACCTCGCCTTGCCGTGCACGTGCTGGCCCAGGCTATCGGCGTCACCTTTGACGGCGCGAAACTCGACCAGGTGGTCACTGCCCGATGGGAAGACAGTCGCCTCGGACCTCTAGCTGCCCAGCCCGCGGAGCTTCGAGATCTCGCGAGCACCCTTGACTGA
- a CDS encoding DEAD/DEAH box helicase has translation MVAMGWSDPDRGLERLVNEFRERCIRVYKEDPNRVEEDAGKERGIAEGGYGRKQIQELVQNSADALKGAPGRIQVTLTSDALYVANEGHPFEDSGVRALLYTHLSNKTGTEIGRFGLGFKSISGISDSPQIFSRSVSFEFSRHQAAEKLSDELGRHHEPADVPALRLAWSLNPMSEFRADAVLADLAEWATTVVKVPLKNGAAAQLSAEINEFDESFNLFAPHVRILDLVDRVGGRERHFKAAKSGNRVILTTEDGDRDWLVVSTEHKPSAKALESAGHAARRDSVTVSWALPLTGAVGVGQLSAFFPVKSDLTLSGRVNAPWKLSDDRINVIECEFNYEILTQVVPKLVVAARKDLIADRAFGRYIDVLPARGKESRSWADTVLNEPVFRALRESRCLPDLDGQLRAPSALQRIPNDVVELAGRWLTVTGNRGAWVHPDCTSRTDRRSKVDRLLQEDDREKSPGRVLHWLQSVVADPKPEQSAAAIELAAELVRTGGNTEKDVRDARIVLLENGSLAQPVRGRCFLRTNPGQNGTSFVNETVAGRPAIADALKYLGITAYEDGGEMLQLLTELRHTGKVDWDELWIAMRGSGVQQVHEAFDGVLDGKATKVIQVRNGHGRWVLAEGLYFAGECLKPLKEDGAYLVDGDYHAADHEILFLLGVRSRPTRSAAASNEKWVARYQSTVRERLGDELGLGLQARQGIEIDGINAVLGPLECLPDLSVTNKVALSAAVINDVDVPRVRVTHPNVPKTARYVAPELWWVRQHGLLQTTLGAVPVADAFVAEVQGVAEGLIPCVSQIVISSDAERVLGLKREMGDLDPSGFNSLVQVHVKRDDTLRVGQTYAWWCWTHKEVEPPDRVWVRRDGQWAEEDRKSVAVVHGKKSYDELDEFGIPCILVDSIDDVHTLSEWWGCLEGRALPVTYSYETSAEPERLTEVFPVLDTLPGADELEGLVLQKCLSISKVAAVPGQPAVQVACTSGREANRILVTGTTDREILKQALECLLHDNSDRRVDLLLQDMEQRRNSELVRAIRNASTDAERLLMFAGEERLRTLVPKDALTYLVNDGLLEPHGLDLAKLCVTMLGVRALERACRVGASGLPVPAPSTWAGSFNTRAWVKRLGFGEEWAGQKARQRNKPTEYIDGPTQLDELHDYQQVVSQRLADLLRGVGPRRGIVSLPTGAGKTRVAVQTVIQSIRDGSLDGLAYGTSFSGPILWLADGEELCEQAIDAWSYLWRALGRQDTQLILSRFWSNYDMEEELAGVQVVVATWQKIKAAAVDNADYAWLAEAPIVIIDEAHGAYTPSYTTILEWLGRGTRQRDKPLIGLTATPFRGRRDSAETERLLARFDDNRLDEGVFGDELPQVRLQRDRVLARASLEIIGGVSIDLSDYELQDFKSKGWLSKSAEIRIGRDEDRTRTIVDSILSKPESWQIVVFAASVENAQTLATLLTLHGRPAASIDQDTSPEDRRVAIERFKSGDLKVLTNYAVLSQGFDAPKTDAVYITRPTSSEVRYLQMVGRGLRGPKNGGTEEVLIVNMLDNIVEFGDSIEYHKVKDIFESEREEEPADVG, from the coding sequence ATGGTGGCCATGGGGTGGTCTGACCCGGATCGTGGGCTGGAACGGCTGGTCAACGAGTTCCGCGAGAGGTGTATTCGGGTCTACAAAGAGGATCCGAACCGGGTCGAGGAAGACGCCGGCAAAGAGCGTGGCATCGCCGAAGGCGGGTACGGGCGGAAACAGATCCAGGAACTCGTCCAGAACTCTGCGGACGCGCTCAAAGGGGCGCCCGGGCGTATCCAGGTCACCCTGACGAGTGATGCGCTCTACGTGGCGAACGAGGGCCATCCGTTCGAGGACTCAGGCGTCCGTGCACTGCTGTACACGCACCTGTCGAACAAGACCGGTACCGAGATCGGCCGCTTCGGGTTGGGATTCAAGTCGATCAGCGGCATCTCCGACAGCCCGCAGATCTTCAGCCGCTCGGTTTCGTTCGAGTTCAGCCGACACCAGGCAGCCGAAAAGCTGTCCGACGAACTGGGACGCCATCATGAACCTGCCGACGTCCCGGCGTTGCGGCTGGCCTGGTCGCTCAACCCAATGTCCGAGTTTCGCGCGGATGCTGTCCTTGCCGACCTCGCCGAGTGGGCTACGACCGTCGTCAAGGTGCCGTTGAAGAACGGGGCGGCAGCTCAGCTGTCCGCCGAGATCAACGAGTTCGACGAGTCGTTCAATCTCTTTGCCCCCCATGTGCGGATCCTCGACCTCGTCGACCGGGTCGGGGGCCGTGAGCGCCATTTCAAGGCGGCAAAAAGTGGAAACCGGGTCATCCTCACGACCGAGGACGGCGATCGAGATTGGTTGGTCGTATCTACTGAGCACAAGCCGTCCGCCAAAGCGTTGGAATCGGCTGGTCACGCAGCCCGGCGCGACTCTGTGACGGTGAGTTGGGCACTGCCGTTGACGGGGGCAGTCGGTGTGGGTCAGCTGTCCGCCTTCTTCCCGGTCAAATCTGATTTGACCCTGAGCGGCCGGGTGAATGCCCCGTGGAAGCTGTCCGACGATCGCATCAACGTGATCGAGTGTGAGTTCAACTACGAGATTCTGACCCAGGTGGTGCCGAAGCTGGTGGTCGCCGCGCGCAAGGATCTGATCGCTGACCGCGCATTCGGTCGTTACATCGACGTCTTGCCCGCGCGTGGGAAGGAGTCCCGTAGTTGGGCCGACACGGTCTTGAATGAGCCCGTTTTTCGAGCTCTCCGGGAATCTCGCTGCCTGCCGGATCTTGATGGACAGCTGCGGGCACCTAGTGCGCTACAACGTATTCCCAACGACGTCGTTGAACTAGCGGGTCGATGGTTGACCGTCACCGGCAACCGTGGGGCATGGGTGCACCCCGACTGCACCAGCAGAACCGATCGACGCTCCAAAGTCGATCGTCTCCTGCAAGAGGATGACAGGGAGAAATCCCCGGGTCGGGTTCTGCACTGGCTGCAGTCGGTGGTGGCCGACCCGAAACCTGAACAATCCGCCGCGGCAATCGAGCTGGCCGCGGAGCTGGTACGCACAGGCGGCAACACCGAGAAGGACGTGCGCGATGCGCGGATCGTGTTGTTGGAGAACGGGTCTCTTGCGCAACCAGTACGTGGTCGGTGCTTCCTGCGTACCAATCCGGGGCAGAATGGAACCTCCTTTGTCAACGAGACTGTGGCCGGGCGTCCGGCCATCGCCGATGCACTGAAATACCTGGGCATCACCGCGTACGAAGACGGTGGTGAGATGCTGCAGCTACTCACCGAGCTCAGACACACCGGGAAGGTCGACTGGGACGAGCTGTGGATCGCGATGCGCGGCTCAGGCGTTCAGCAGGTGCACGAGGCTTTCGACGGAGTGTTGGACGGCAAAGCCACCAAGGTGATCCAGGTGCGAAATGGTCACGGCCGCTGGGTGCTTGCCGAAGGTTTGTATTTCGCAGGGGAGTGTCTCAAGCCTTTGAAGGAGGACGGTGCATACCTCGTTGACGGCGATTATCACGCCGCCGACCACGAAATCCTGTTCTTGCTGGGTGTGAGATCGAGGCCAACGCGATCGGCAGCTGCCTCGAATGAGAAATGGGTGGCGCGGTACCAAAGCACCGTTCGCGAACGGCTCGGAGATGAATTGGGACTGGGACTCCAGGCGCGACAGGGTATCGAGATCGACGGCATCAATGCGGTCCTCGGGCCTTTGGAATGCTTGCCGGACCTCAGTGTCACGAACAAGGTGGCACTGAGTGCCGCGGTCATCAACGACGTCGACGTTCCGCGGGTGCGGGTGACCCATCCCAACGTCCCCAAGACGGCCCGCTACGTTGCGCCGGAACTCTGGTGGGTTCGCCAACATGGGCTGTTGCAAACCACGTTGGGAGCCGTGCCGGTGGCCGATGCATTCGTCGCAGAGGTGCAGGGTGTTGCTGAGGGTCTCATCCCGTGTGTGAGCCAGATCGTGATCAGCTCCGATGCCGAACGGGTCTTGGGGCTCAAGCGCGAGATGGGAGACCTCGACCCGTCAGGATTCAATTCGCTTGTGCAGGTTCACGTCAAGCGCGATGACACTCTGCGGGTAGGTCAGACTTACGCCTGGTGGTGTTGGACGCACAAAGAGGTCGAGCCGCCCGATCGAGTGTGGGTGCGCCGTGATGGTCAGTGGGCGGAGGAGGACCGGAAGTCCGTCGCGGTTGTCCACGGCAAGAAGTCATACGACGAACTCGACGAGTTCGGCATCCCTTGCATCCTCGTCGACAGTATCGATGACGTCCACACGCTGAGTGAGTGGTGGGGCTGTCTAGAGGGTCGCGCCCTCCCCGTCACCTATTCCTACGAGACGAGTGCGGAGCCGGAACGGCTCACTGAGGTGTTCCCGGTGCTCGACACGCTCCCCGGCGCTGATGAGCTCGAAGGTCTGGTCCTGCAGAAGTGCCTGTCCATCAGCAAGGTGGCGGCTGTCCCCGGCCAGCCCGCCGTACAGGTGGCTTGCACGTCGGGCCGAGAAGCGAACAGAATCCTCGTGACCGGCACCACCGACCGAGAGATTCTGAAGCAAGCGCTCGAATGCCTGCTTCACGACAATTCCGACAGACGCGTCGACCTTTTGCTCCAGGACATGGAGCAGCGCCGTAATTCGGAACTTGTTCGGGCGATCAGGAATGCGTCCACCGATGCCGAACGCCTCCTCATGTTCGCGGGAGAGGAGCGTCTGAGGACGCTGGTCCCGAAGGATGCGCTCACCTACCTCGTCAACGACGGCTTGCTGGAACCGCATGGTCTCGACCTCGCCAAACTCTGCGTGACGATGCTCGGTGTCCGTGCATTGGAACGCGCGTGCAGAGTGGGTGCCAGTGGGCTGCCGGTTCCCGCTCCGTCGACTTGGGCGGGATCGTTCAATACTCGGGCCTGGGTGAAACGACTGGGGTTCGGCGAGGAATGGGCGGGCCAGAAGGCAAGGCAGCGTAACAAGCCGACGGAATACATCGACGGCCCAACCCAACTCGACGAGCTCCACGACTACCAGCAGGTGGTTTCCCAGCGCCTCGCCGACCTGCTGCGCGGAGTTGGGCCCCGGCGAGGAATCGTTTCGTTGCCCACAGGTGCCGGAAAGACCCGCGTTGCCGTACAGACTGTCATCCAGTCGATCCGCGACGGCAGTCTCGACGGATTGGCCTATGGCACTTCCTTCTCTGGACCCATCCTGTGGTTGGCCGACGGAGAAGAACTCTGTGAGCAGGCGATCGACGCGTGGTCATATTTGTGGCGGGCCCTCGGCCGGCAGGACACCCAGCTGATCCTCAGCCGATTCTGGTCGAACTACGACATGGAAGAGGAATTGGCGGGCGTGCAGGTCGTGGTGGCGACATGGCAGAAGATCAAGGCCGCTGCCGTCGACAACGCGGATTACGCCTGGTTGGCCGAGGCGCCGATCGTCATTATCGACGAGGCGCACGGCGCCTACACCCCGTCCTACACCACGATCTTGGAGTGGCTGGGCCGCGGCACGCGCCAGCGGGACAAACCCCTGATCGGGCTGACGGCAACACCGTTTCGGGGTCGCCGCGACAGTGCGGAAACGGAACGCCTGTTGGCTCGATTCGACGATAACCGCTTGGACGAGGGGGTATTCGGCGACGAACTCCCACAGGTCAGGTTGCAGCGAGACCGAGTTCTCGCCCGCGCCAGCCTGGAAATTATCGGTGGTGTGTCCATCGATCTGTCGGACTACGAACTCCAAGATTTCAAGTCAAAGGGCTGGCTGTCCAAGAGTGCCGAGATCCGGATCGGTCGGGATGAAGACCGTACCCGCACGATCGTGGATTCGATCCTGAGCAAGCCCGAGAGCTGGCAGATCGTGGTCTTCGCCGCTTCGGTCGAGAATGCCCAGACCTTGGCCACCTTGTTGACGCTCCACGGACGCCCGGCTGCTTCCATAGACCAGGACACCAGCCCCGAAGACCGGCGCGTGGCGATCGAACGGTTCAAGTCAGGCGATTTGAAGGTACTGACAAATTACGCGGTGTTGTCCCAGGGCTTCGATGCGCCGAAGACCGACGCCGTATACATCACCCGTCCGACCAGTAGCGAGGTCCGTTACCTGCAGATGGTAGGCCGCGGTCTTCGTGGACCGAAAAATGGTGGTACCGAAGAGGTCTTGATTGTCAACATGCTCGACAACATCGTTGAGTTCGGTGACAGCATCGAGTACCACAAGGTGAAAGACATCTTCGAATCAGAACGTGAAGAGGAGCCTGCCGATGTCGGATGA
- a CDS encoding UvrD-helicase domain-containing protein: protein MSDEGRHEIELNEQQLDVVDASADARLLVIAGAGQGKTEVVVSRINSLVRDEGLTASDEILVLSFSRAAVSAVRTRLEMRDAAAPNVRTFDSFASILLLGADIQPEGSFDARIRRATQLLKEADKAPDEIEPLRHVVLDEVQDLVGDRSDFVLAILNWLDDDAGITALGDPLQGVYDFQLEDSLSKTTAEDFFDSLKGSFGCETVGLGRNYRARGKYPKAVVALGEKLRATADSDEAEDLLVDLAYELPYRGEIEDWYDLVTPSAGKKTAILCTTNADVLRVSRYLNEKSVAHAVRRQAQDFGAARWIAGALGPLPGPKERRSEVEAALERLLAERDVEEKWNELKSAEGRSSEYDSLDLHRMSRLVKARALPLPLTEPDLSSVIVSTVHRAKGLEFDSVFIVEPGWLPEDEDIWTRMRREYVALSRARDEIFTCRLPQSKSVIKADDRLGRFKEEVWSKKKRGATWTRAFEFLYSDVETAYPVASHTVDAQRLQQTLQSIGQVGVRIYAELDEAESTAESPSYLLVTQDLQPLGRTSPAFNHAFQKAFGWLKNRPTVIDGLSLVSIETVAGDYRESEKAGLGSSGFWLVPRITGLARPDLTTT from the coding sequence ATGTCGGATGAAGGTCGGCATGAAATAGAGCTCAACGAGCAACAACTCGACGTGGTCGACGCGTCCGCGGATGCGCGATTGCTGGTGATCGCGGGGGCTGGGCAAGGCAAGACCGAAGTCGTCGTCAGTCGGATCAACAGCCTGGTGCGCGACGAGGGTCTGACGGCCTCCGACGAAATTCTCGTTCTGAGCTTCTCTCGAGCCGCGGTATCGGCTGTCCGGACCCGGCTGGAGATGAGGGACGCTGCCGCGCCAAACGTTCGGACATTCGACTCATTTGCGAGCATCTTGCTGCTCGGAGCCGATATTCAACCCGAGGGCAGCTTCGACGCCCGTATTCGGCGTGCGACGCAGCTGCTGAAGGAGGCGGACAAAGCGCCCGACGAGATCGAGCCCCTGCGTCATGTTGTCCTCGACGAGGTGCAGGACCTCGTCGGTGACCGATCCGATTTCGTGCTGGCCATCCTGAATTGGCTCGATGACGACGCCGGTATCACCGCCCTCGGTGACCCGTTGCAGGGTGTGTACGACTTTCAGCTTGAGGATTCGCTCAGCAAGACGACGGCTGAGGATTTCTTCGACTCACTCAAGGGATCGTTCGGTTGTGAAACCGTCGGTCTGGGCAGGAATTACCGCGCCAGGGGTAAGTACCCGAAAGCGGTTGTCGCCTTGGGTGAGAAGCTCCGTGCCACCGCCGACAGCGACGAGGCGGAGGACCTACTGGTAGATCTGGCTTACGAGCTGCCTTATCGCGGCGAGATCGAGGATTGGTACGACCTTGTCACGCCGTCCGCGGGCAAGAAGACGGCGATACTCTGCACGACCAACGCGGACGTGCTCCGGGTGTCGCGGTATCTCAACGAAAAATCCGTCGCGCACGCTGTCCGCAGGCAGGCACAGGATTTCGGTGCCGCACGGTGGATCGCGGGTGCGCTCGGCCCGTTGCCGGGCCCGAAGGAACGGCGATCCGAGGTCGAAGCCGCGCTCGAGCGGCTGCTCGCCGAGCGCGACGTGGAAGAGAAGTGGAACGAACTCAAGTCTGCCGAAGGGCGCAGCAGTGAATACGACTCGCTGGACCTTCATCGGATGAGCCGTCTGGTCAAGGCGCGGGCGTTGCCGCTTCCGCTCACCGAGCCCGACCTCAGTTCGGTGATCGTGTCGACGGTCCATCGGGCGAAAGGCTTGGAGTTCGACTCCGTCTTCATCGTCGAACCTGGATGGTTGCCGGAAGACGAGGACATTTGGACGAGGATGCGTCGTGAGTACGTGGCGTTGAGTCGAGCGCGCGATGAAATCTTCACGTGCAGGTTGCCGCAATCGAAATCCGTGATCAAAGCCGACGACCGGCTGGGACGGTTCAAGGAGGAGGTTTGGAGTAAGAAGAAGCGCGGTGCGACGTGGACGAGGGCATTCGAATTCCTCTACAGCGACGTGGAGACCGCGTACCCCGTCGCGTCACACACCGTCGATGCCCAGCGCCTACAGCAGACGCTGCAATCAATCGGTCAGGTCGGCGTGAGGATTTACGCAGAACTCGACGAGGCCGAGTCCACCGCCGAATCGCCGTCCTACCTGTTGGTGACACAAGACCTGCAGCCGTTGGGACGCACAAGCCCTGCGTTCAACCACGCGTTCCAGAAGGCGTTCGGTTGGTTGAAGAATCGTCCGACGGTCATCGACGGTCTGTCTCTGGTGTCGATCGAGACGGTCGCGGGTGACTATCGCGAGTCGGAGAAGGCCGGTCTCGGAAGCTCAGGATTCTGGTTGGTGCCGCGCATAACGGGTCTGGCCCGCCCGGACTTGACCACAACATAG